In Populus trichocarpa isolate Nisqually-1 chromosome 7, P.trichocarpa_v4.1, whole genome shotgun sequence, the following proteins share a genomic window:
- the LOC7469596 gene encoding uncharacterized protein LOC7469596 yields the protein MKKTSFDQSSEPESPRTKSGPGIERKSIVSKTGKMGPICKARKKTAEVIELVEEEEIDLDEQFGKERCSDDQCMWLTSDSSSPAYFFEEYRLSSSLHVSVDEWMISWLSTLANSNVHLDKASSISDKSRELNPDQEDASSERTEPDFEMILQEDLKEEKRLSLVSKSCRRKIEFSVSSSESSSSNFEHCCGNLTSSDDSAAPPSSTTFDSPSCSSRTSDLDGMSFSVSLLSLDGDDSKWTSDTELESDILRSSFPSPSCWRSWSSEAFSSSSNVSTPGKFQDGHLHRDLSLENSSSEAEVLKDFNTDGPLFWPFDKKLDWNSEEDWKCFAMSPRKDKLSISPQRISSKSVEMKFHDSRVDSKMVCRRRLVFSSGSAASNIMEKKQRRDNNSSTKKMNSMPSRLKKSVKDGRIPTPKVDSGNTNLSQDDFASNRKLPIEILLGLDEFDGHEGVDSEFNEGVFSLDDSL from the coding sequence atgaagaaaactAGCTTTGATCAGAGTAGTGAACCTGAATCTCCTAGGACAAAATCAGGCCCTGGAATTGAAAGGAAATCGATTGTATCGAAAACTGGAAAGATGGGTCCTATCTGTAAGGCAAGAAAGAAGACTGCAGAAGTTATAGAGTTAGTGGAAGAGGAGGAGATTGATCTTGATGAGCAGTTCGGTAAGGAAAGATGCTCTGATGATCAGTGTATGTGGTTGACTTCAGATAGTTCATCTCctgcatatttttttgaagagtATAGATTGTCTTCTTCATTACATGTTTCTGTTGATGAATGGATGATCTCATGGCTATCAACATTGGCAAACTCTAATGTCCATTTAGATAAAGCAAGTTCTATCTCTGACAAGTCTAGAGAACTGAATCCTGATCAGGAGGATGCATCTTCGGAGAGAACTGAGCCGGACTTTGAAATGATTTTGCAGGAGGATTTGAAGGAAGAAAAGCGACTTAGTTTGGTATCGAAATCATGTAGGAGGAAAATAGAGTTCTCCGTGAGTAGTTCTGAGAGTTCCAGCTCAAATTTTGAGCACTGCTGTGGGAACTTAACAAGCTCTGACGACTCAGCTGCGCCTCCTAGCAGCACCACCTTTGATTCTCCTTCTTGTTCTTCTCGCACGTCGGATTTGGACGGGATGAGTTTTTCAGTCTCTTTACTAAGTCTTGATGGTGATGATTCCAAGTGGACTTCGGATACGGAGTTGGAGTCGGACATTTTAAGGTCTAGTTTTCCTAGTCCATCCTGCTGGAGAAGTTGGAGTTCTGAGGCTTTCTCATCTAGTTCTAATGTTTCTACTCCTGGCAAATTCCAGGACGGACATTTGCACCGTGATTTATCCCTGGAGAATAGTTCTTCAGAAGCTGAAGTTTTGAAAGATTTCAATACAGACGGTCCTCTTTTCTGGCCATTTGATAAGAAACTGGATTGGAATTCTGAGGAAGATTGGAAATGTTTTGCCATGTCTCCTCGTAAGGACAAGCTATCGATTTCTCCTCAGAGGATCTCTTCCAAATCTGTTGAAATGAAATTCCATGACAGTAGAGTGGACTCAAAAATGGTGTGTAGGAGAAGACTTGTCTTCAGCTCAGGTTCGGCAGCATCAAATATTATGGAGAAGAAACAAAGAAGGGACAATAATAGCAGTACCAAGAAGATGAACTCCATGCCATCAAGGCTGAAGAAGTCTGTCAAAGATGGAAGAATTCCTACCCCAAAAGTGGATTCTGGGAATACAAATCTCTCGCAAGATGATTTTGCATCAAATAGGAAACTTCCAATTGAGATACTATTGGGCCTCGATGAGTTCGATGGACATGAGGGAGTTGATTCAGAATTCAATGAAGGTGTTTTCTCACTAGATGACTCTCTCTAG
- the LOC7469597 gene encoding calcium-dependent protein kinase 24 produces MGSCVSTPANLGQIISKRSSHNVRKPLPSPDQNDSVVQTPRALQIASVIKEPTGHNIHEKYTFGKELGRGEFGITYHCFDIKTGEKYACKTISKSKLKSEIDVEDVRREVEIMRHLPKHPNIVSFREAYEDRDAVHLVMELCEGGELFDRIISKGHYSERAAAMVTKTILEIVKVCHDHGVIHRDLKPENFLFADASESSQLKAIDFGLSIFFEPGQRFREIVGSPYYMAPEILRRNYGPEVDVWSTGVILYILLCGVPPFWAETEEGIAHAIVRGEIDFARDPWPKVSEEGKDIVKKMLDQNPYNRLTVEEVLENPWIQNASDVPNISLGENVRTKIKQFSLMNRFKKKALRVVADSLPDEQVDKIKQMFHMMDTDHNGDLSFQELKDGLNKFGHSVPDPDVKLLMDAADADGNGSLSCEEFVAVSVHLKRISSDKHLTQAFRFFDKDQNGFIEFDELREAMSNDDLGPNNEQVIKDIIFDVDLDKDGRISYNEFKAMMKSGLDWKMGSRQYSRAMMKALSINLLKNESKQLK; encoded by the exons ATGGGAAGCTGTGTTTCCACACCTGCAAATCTAGGTCAAATCATTTCCAAGAGATCATCACACAATGTCCGTAAACCTCTACCCTCACCGGATCAGAACGATTCGGTGGTACAAACGCCAAGAGCTCTTCAGATAGCATCAGTGATCAAGGAGCCTACAGGTCACAACATTCATGAAAAATACACATTTGGAAAAGAATTAGGAAGGGGTGAATTTGGGATCACGTACCActgttttgatatcaaaacagGTGAAAAATATGCATGCAAGACCATATCTAAATCCAAACTGAAGTCAGAAATTGATGTGGAGGATGTTAGAAGAGAGGTGGAGATCATGAGGCATTTGCCTAAACATCCTAATATTGTGAGCTTCAGGGAGGCATACGAGGATAGAGATGCTGTCCATCTTGTTATGGAACTTTGTGAGGGAGGTGAGCTTTTTGATAGGATTATTTCTAAGGGGCATTACTCCGAGCGTGCCGCAGCAATGGTTACCAAGACCATTTTGGAGATTGTCAAG GTATGCCATGATCATGGAGTGATACACCGGGACCTAAAGCCAGAAAATTTCTTATTTGCAGATGCAAGTGAAAGTTCCCAGTTAAAAGCAATCGATTTTGGCCTCTCCATATTCTTTGAACCAG GTCAGCGTTTCAGAGAAATTGTTGGAAGTCCATATTACATGGCTCCAGAGATTTTGAGAAGAAACTATGGACCAGAAGTTGATGTGTGGAGCACAGGTGTTATCCTTTATATCTTGCTTTGTGGAGTCCCTCCATTTTGGGCAG AAACTGAGGAAGGGATTGCGCACGCCATTGTCCGTGGTGAAATAGATTTCGCAAGGGATCCTTGGCCTAAAGTTTCAGAAGAAGGAAAAGACATAGTGAAGAAGATGCTTGATCAAAATCCTTACAACCGATTAACAGTTGAAGAAGTTCTTG AAAACCCATGGATACAAAATGCAAGTGATGTCCCTAATATCTCTCTTGGAGAAAATGTGAGAACAAAGATTAAGCAATTTTCCTTGATGAATAGGTTTAAGAAGAAAGCTCTCAGG GTGGTAGCAGACAGCTTACCGGACGAGCAAgtagataaaatcaaacaaatgttCCATATGATGGACACGGACCACAATGGAGACTTATCATTTCAAGAACTGAAAGACGGCTTGAACAAGTTCGGACACTCCGTTCCTGATCCTGATGTGAAGCTATTAATGGATGCT GCGGATGCTGATGGAAATGGCTCGTTAAGCTGCGAAGAGTTCGTGGCGGTGTCTGTTCACCTGAAAAGAATTAGCAGTGATAAGCATCTCACTCAAGCATTTAGATTCTTCGACAAGGACCAAAACGGATTTATAGAGTTTGACGAACTGAGAGAAGCCATGTCAAATGATGATCTAGGTCCAAACAATGAGCAAGTGATCAAAGACATCATATTTGATGTTGATCTAGATAAG gaTGGTCGAATCAGTTACAATGAATTTAAGGCAATGATGAAAAGTGGCTTGGATTGGAAAATGGGTTCTCGTCAATATTCAAGAGCAATGATGAAAGCACTTAGCATTAACCTACTAAAAAATGAATCCAAGCAATTGAAATAG